A region of Cellulophaga sp. RHA19 DNA encodes the following proteins:
- a CDS encoding sigma-70 family RNA polymerase sigma factor: protein MRQLKIIKQVTNRESKSLDKYLQDISKIDLITANEEVELAQRIRAGDEAALEKLTNANLRFVVSVAKQYQNQGLKLPDLINEGNVGLVKAAKRFDETRGFKFISYAVWWIRQSILQALAEQSRIVRLPLNKIGSINKIKKAFSYLEQTHERPPSAEEIAKELELSVSEVKQSMKNSGRHVSMDAPFKEGEDSNLYDVIKYGESPNPDEKLMHQSLNTEINRALETLSPREADVVKLYYGIGDKHSMTLEEIGQIFDLTRERVRQIREKAIRKLKHNSRSKILKTYLG from the coding sequence ATGAGGCAACTAAAGATCATCAAACAGGTAACTAACAGAGAATCAAAATCATTAGACAAATACCTGCAAGATATCAGCAAAATAGATCTAATTACTGCAAATGAAGAAGTAGAGTTAGCTCAAAGAATACGTGCAGGTGATGAGGCTGCCCTAGAAAAATTAACAAATGCAAACTTAAGATTTGTTGTGTCTGTTGCTAAACAATATCAAAACCAAGGCTTAAAATTACCAGATTTAATTAATGAAGGTAACGTTGGCTTGGTTAAAGCTGCTAAAAGATTTGATGAAACTAGAGGTTTTAAGTTTATTTCTTATGCCGTTTGGTGGATTAGACAGTCTATTTTACAAGCCTTAGCTGAGCAGTCTAGAATTGTGCGTTTGCCATTAAATAAAATTGGATCTATTAATAAGATAAAAAAGGCTTTTTCTTATTTAGAACAAACACATGAAAGACCTCCTTCTGCAGAAGAAATTGCAAAAGAATTGGAATTGTCTGTTAGTGAGGTTAAGCAGTCTATGAAAAACTCTGGAAGACACGTATCTATGGATGCACCTTTTAAAGAAGGCGAAGACTCTAACTTATACGATGTTATTAAATACGGAGAATCTCCTAACCCAGATGAAAAATTAATGCATCAATCTTTAAATACAGAGATTAATAGAGCATTAGAAACTTTATCTCCTAGAGAAGCAGATGTTGTTAAATTATATTACGGTATAGGTGATAAACATTCTATGACTTTAGAAGAAATAGGTCAGATTTTTGATTTAACACGTGAGCGTGTTAGGCAAATTAGAGAAAAAGCAATTCGTAAATTAAAACATAACTCTAGAAGCAAAATCTTAAAAACATATTTGGGATAA
- a CDS encoding sulfatase-like hydrolase/transferase, which yields MSITTLNTNPDLSLKHYTRLLIAFACVLLILSLYQYIVLYNRGIISSVFSISFLLSITHHVGFAAFVGLLLVAPYYYLEKSKYSRGYRFTFFILIILLALECFLVLYFTRAYIPLGANILNYGFLDLKTAINSNVVVPFLFLLMFIIIVLLFYGLYLITSKYYHYVNKMFPFTFFLLTVFVASMFMSGQPINQNKTQYLAVNLFENFMEDDSYFDNKNNPPYPLLKTAKNDYSLGGNFNLSTKKPNIVIVMVNGLGKDFVGKESVYNGFAPFLDSLAQKSLYWKNCFSTTAKSFGALPAIIGSLPYGKQGFMSIPKPINRLTLFGILKNNGYATAYLQGTNSSFNNVDNFLQQEQVDLVIDRSYFGAKYMLSPKDKAGESIGYPDKELFKKSFNTPRNNNKPKLEVYLTTSLKEPFLIPNKSNFIDKVTNILARSKASEHIKKQQNNNKDVMASILYTDTSLKYFIESYKNKEEFKNTIFIITGTHRLLELPVNNELSKYNVPLLIYSPMLKAPKKIESITSHLDITPSLTGLMVNKYKISVPKKVAWLGETLPLQTTFKANRSVPLMRAKNQIEEYLYQNYFYSSGTTFKVDDNLYLTQSENDSVYAALKRFRSINAYVTKYDKLLPQNLAVFNIKNIVFTEEDKIWINSVLNGQSFDSAYKTAQKMAFNGKTEDALRLCNYIIQEIPSHIDAKILKGRIKSWSKNYDEAEKILLKCIATNPTYADSYNALLDVYFWSNQNNKIKEIESIIIKNDVKDKSLSLKIERAHTELTK from the coding sequence ATGAGTATTACTACACTAAATACAAATCCAGATTTATCCTTAAAGCACTACACAAGGTTACTAATTGCATTTGCTTGTGTGTTATTAATCTTGTCCTTATACCAATATATTGTGCTTTACAATAGAGGTATAATTAGCAGTGTTTTTAGTATTAGTTTTTTGCTAAGTATTACTCATCATGTTGGTTTTGCTGCATTTGTTGGCTTGCTACTTGTGGCGCCTTACTATTACTTAGAAAAATCTAAATATTCTAGAGGCTACAGATTTACATTTTTTATTTTAATTATTTTACTAGCCTTAGAGTGTTTTTTAGTTTTATATTTTACAAGAGCATATATACCCTTAGGAGCTAACATATTAAATTATGGTTTTTTAGATTTAAAAACAGCAATAAATAGTAATGTTGTAGTTCCATTTCTTTTTTTATTAATGTTTATCATAATAGTTTTATTGTTTTATGGCTTGTATTTAATTACATCAAAATACTACCATTATGTAAATAAAATGTTTCCATTCACCTTTTTTTTACTTACCGTTTTTGTAGCGTCTATGTTTATGTCTGGGCAACCAATAAACCAAAATAAGACCCAATACTTAGCTGTAAATTTATTTGAAAACTTTATGGAGGATGATAGTTACTTTGACAATAAAAATAATCCGCCTTATCCTTTACTAAAAACAGCAAAAAACGATTATAGCTTAGGAGGTAATTTTAATTTATCAACCAAAAAGCCAAATATTGTAATAGTAATGGTAAATGGTTTGGGTAAGGATTTTGTTGGTAAAGAATCTGTTTATAATGGATTTGCACCTTTTTTAGATTCGCTAGCACAAAAATCTCTTTACTGGAAAAATTGTTTTAGTACAACAGCAAAAAGTTTTGGTGCTTTACCAGCTATTATAGGCTCTTTACCTTATGGTAAGCAGGGTTTTATGAGTATTCCTAAACCTATAAACCGTTTAACACTATTTGGTATTTTAAAAAATAATGGGTACGCCACAGCCTATTTACAAGGTACAAATAGCTCTTTTAATAATGTAGATAATTTTTTACAACAAGAGCAAGTAGACTTAGTTATAGATCGCAGCTATTTTGGTGCAAAATATATGCTTTCTCCCAAAGATAAAGCTGGCGAATCTATAGGTTATCCAGACAAGGAGTTATTTAAAAAGAGTTTTAATACTCCCAGAAATAATAACAAACCAAAATTAGAGGTGTATTTAACAACTTCATTAAAAGAGCCTTTTTTAATACCTAATAAGTCTAATTTTATAGATAAAGTAACAAATATATTAGCAAGGTCTAAGGCATCAGAACATATAAAAAAGCAGCAGAACAATAATAAAGATGTTATGGCTAGTATTTTATATACAGATACTTCATTAAAATACTTTATAGAGTCATATAAAAATAAAGAAGAATTTAAAAATACCATATTTATAATTACAGGAACACATAGGTTATTAGAGTTACCCGTAAATAATGAGTTGTCAAAGTATAACGTACCATTATTAATATATAGTCCAATGTTAAAGGCACCAAAAAAAATAGAATCTATTACATCTCATTTAGATATTACCCCATCTTTAACAGGACTAATGGTTAATAAATACAAAATAAGTGTGCCTAAAAAAGTAGCTTGGTTGGGAGAGACTTTACCTTTACAGACTACATTTAAAGCCAACAGAAGCGTGCCTTTAATGCGCGCTAAAAACCAAATAGAGGAATATTTATATCAAAATTATTTTTATTCTTCAGGAACAACTTTTAAGGTTGATGACAATCTATATCTAACACAAAGTGAAAACGATAGTGTATATGCAGCTCTTAAAAGGTTTAGATCTATAAATGCTTACGTAACAAAATACGATAAACTTTTACCACAGAATTTAGCTGTTTTTAATATTAAAAACATTGTGTTTACTGAAGAGGATAAAATATGGATTAACAGTGTTTTAAACGGGCAAAGTTTTGATAGTGCTTATAAAACGGCACAAAAAATGGCTTTTAATGGTAAAACTGAAGACGCTTTACGCTTGTGTAACTACATTATACAAGAAATTCCTAGCCATATTGATGCTAAAATATTAAAAGGCAGAATTAAGTCTTGGAGTAAAAATTATGATGAAGCAGAAAAGATACTATTAAAATGCATTGCTACAAATCCTACATATGCAGATAGTTATAATGCTTTACTTGATGTTTACTTTTGGTCTAATCAAAATAATAAAATTAAAGAAATAGAGTCTATAATTATAAAAAACGATGTAAAAGACAAAAGCCTGTCATTAAAAATAGAAAGAGCACATACAGAACTTACAAAATAA
- a CDS encoding YaiO family outer membrane beta-barrel protein translates to MKFPKYIVLLFLLINTVGICQSKYKGDPDVSFNVARQLAFNNKREQARDTLKLILSKYPNYTDVQNLLAKTLTWDANYNQARLIFNEIITRDKSNIEVWVAAIKNEMYAKNYNIAIGLANKGLKSIPGNKDLIALKNDALTEIEKTNVVNQDLAQTIEQEEQLETESKNAILITAEAQSFNKVYSTMSIASIAYKRTTKYGDVIPTINYSNRFNTNGVQFQLDAYPKIGEKMYAYTSYAFSDSEIFPSHRIGGELYRSLPKSLEVSVGARYLEFSGKNATVLTGSVSWYPGNYYLSWRPYVNPSNDGSVSFSNSFTARRYLKDKYNYLDVQFGLGFSPETTQLTENNVLLSESIFYLESQDIALTYNFTVKSTNNILAATVGLTRQELIFTSNEFYLAVTGRLKYQFNW, encoded by the coding sequence ATGAAGTTTCCCAAATACATAGTTTTACTTTTTTTATTGATTAATACAGTAGGTATTTGTCAAAGTAAATACAAAGGAGACCCAGATGTATCTTTTAATGTTGCACGTCAATTAGCTTTTAATAATAAACGAGAACAAGCAAGAGACACATTAAAACTTATACTAAGCAAATATCCAAATTACACAGATGTACAAAATTTATTAGCCAAAACTTTAACTTGGGATGCTAATTACAACCAAGCCAGACTAATTTTTAATGAGATAATTACAAGAGATAAAAGTAACATAGAAGTTTGGGTAGCCGCAATAAAAAATGAAATGTATGCTAAAAACTATAATATAGCTATTGGATTAGCCAATAAAGGATTAAAATCTATACCAGGAAATAAAGATTTAATTGCGTTAAAAAATGATGCCCTAACTGAAATAGAAAAAACAAATGTGGTTAATCAAGATTTAGCACAAACTATAGAACAAGAAGAACAATTAGAAACTGAAAGTAAAAATGCAATTTTAATAACAGCAGAGGCACAGTCTTTTAACAAAGTATATAGTACAATGTCTATTGCTAGTATTGCTTATAAACGCACTACTAAATACGGAGATGTAATACCAACAATTAATTATAGTAACAGGTTTAATACAAATGGTGTGCAGTTTCAATTAGATGCATACCCCAAAATTGGTGAAAAAATGTATGCTTATACGAGCTATGCATTTTCAGATTCAGAAATTTTCCCTTCCCATAGAATAGGAGGTGAGTTGTACAGGTCTCTACCAAAGTCCTTAGAAGTATCTGTAGGTGCACGCTATTTAGAATTTAGTGGTAAAAATGCAACGGTATTAACCGGTTCTGTTAGTTGGTATCCGGGCAACTATTATTTATCATGGAGACCTTACGTAAACCCTAGTAATGATGGTTCTGTAAGTTTTTCTAATAGTTTTACGGCTCGTAGGTATTTAAAAGACAAATACAATTATTTAGATGTACAGTTTGGTTTGGGGTTTTCTCCAGAAACTACACAGTTAACAGAAAATAATGTTTTACTATCTGAGTCTATTTTTTACTTAGAGTCACAAGATATTGCGCTAACCTATAATTTTACAGTAAAAAGTACCAATAATATACTAGCAGCAACAGTAGGTTTAACAAGGCAAGAATTAATTTTTACTTCTAATGAGTTTTATTTGGCGGTAACTGGTAGGTTAAAATATCAATTTAATTGGTAA
- a CDS encoding DUF6155 family protein: MSKRALKKYLSELKKGELEEQLLGLYEKFPAVKAYYSFVFNPKEEKLVQEAKLKIGNEYFPVKRKRPRARRSVAQKYIKNFLLLGVDAPLVADVMLYNIEIAQEFAQHKNVPDAFYKSMLNSFEQAVQYVAVNAILPEFKDRILVIYKHTQDNNWMFQDGFSRALDSID; the protein is encoded by the coding sequence ATGAGTAAAAGAGCTTTAAAAAAGTATTTATCAGAATTAAAAAAAGGAGAATTAGAAGAACAACTTTTAGGGTTGTATGAAAAATTTCCGGCTGTTAAAGCATACTACAGCTTTGTTTTTAATCCAAAGGAAGAAAAACTGGTACAAGAAGCTAAATTAAAAATAGGTAATGAGTATTTTCCTGTAAAACGCAAACGCCCCAGAGCTCGTAGATCTGTAGCTCAAAAATACATTAAAAACTTTTTGTTATTAGGTGTAGATGCTCCTTTGGTAGCAGATGTTATGCTATATAATATAGAAATAGCACAGGAGTTTGCACAGCACAAAAACGTGCCAGATGCTTTTTATAAAAGTATGCTTAATTCTTTTGAGCAAGCTGTACAGTATGTAGCAGTTAATGCAATTTTACCAGAGTTTAAAGACCGTATTTTAGTTATTTACAAGCATACGCAAGACAATAATTGGATGTTTCAAGACGGTTTTTCTAGAGCTTTAGATAGTATAGACTAA